A single region of the Marmota flaviventris isolate mMarFla1 chromosome 10, mMarFla1.hap1, whole genome shotgun sequence genome encodes:
- the LOC114104587 gene encoding olfactory receptor 10R2-like, with protein sequence MDNSSSVTEFLLLGFSSLGELQLVLFAVFLCLYLIILSGNMTIISVIFLDRSLHTSMYFFLGILSTSEIFYTIVILPKMLINLLSVLRTISFLSCATQMFFFLGFAVTNCLLLGVMGYDRYAAICQPLHYPILMSWRVCGQLAATCIVSGFLVSLVGTSLVFILPFCGSNKVNHYFCDISPVIRLACADTYIKELVIFICGVLVLVVPLISICISYGFIVRTILRIPSAEGKRKAFSTCASHLTVVIVHYGCASFVYLRPSSKYTSGKDRLVTVTYTIITPLLNPMVYSLRNKDVQLAIRKVIGKTGFSLKKL encoded by the coding sequence ATGGATAACTCCTCCTCTGTCACCGAGTTCCTACTGCTGGGTTTCTCCAGCCTTGGGGAATTGCAGCTTGTCCTCTTTgctgtctttctctgtctctacCTGATCATCTTGAGTGGAAACATGACCATCATTTCCGTCATCTTCTTGGATCGCAGCCTCCACACatccatgtatttctttttagGCATCCTTTCTACCTCTGAGATCTTCTATACAATTGTCATCCTGCCCAAGATGCTTATCAACCTGCTGTCTGTGCTGAGGACAATCTCCTTCCTGAGTTGTGCCACCCAGATGTTCTTCTTCCTGGGTTTTGCTGTCACCAACTGTCTGCTCCTGGGAGTGATGGGTTATGATCGCTATGCTGCCATCTGCCAGCCTTTGCACTACCCCATTCTCATGAGCTGGAGGGTATGTGGACAACTGGCCGCAACTTGCATTGTTAGCGGATTCCTGGTATCTCTGGTGGGAACATCTTTGGTCTTCATCCTCCCTTTCTGTGGCTCCAACAAGGTCAACCACTACTTTTGTGATATTTCACCGGTCATCCGTCTTGCCTGTGCTGACACCTACATCAAAGAACTGGTCATCTTCATCTGTGGGGTCTTGGTGCTGGTCGTACCCTTGATCTCCATCTGCATCTCCTATGGCTTCATTGTTCGCACCATCCTGAGGATCCCATCAGCTGAGGGCAAGcgcaaagccttctccacctgcgcTTCCCATCTCACAGTGGTCATTGTCCACTATGGCTGTGCCTCCTTCGTCTATTTGAGACCTTCATCCAAATATACATCTGGCAAAGACAGGCTGGTGACGGTGACTTATACTATTATCACCCCACTGTTGAACCCCATGGTATACAGCCTCCGGAACAAAGATGTGCAGCTAGCCATTCGGAAAGTGATTGGAAAGACTGGGTTTTCTCTTAAGAAACTATGA
- the LOC114104586 gene encoding olfactory receptor 10R2-like, with protein sequence MVGEFMSTGSSCLQIIDCVTDYDALVNLWNHVNQANFSSVTEFLLLGFSSLGKIQLILFALFLCLYMLILSGNITIVTVIRQDRSLHIPMYFFLGVLSISETCYTLVILPKMLINLLSLLRTISFTNCAIQMFFFLGFAVTNCMLLGVMGYDRYVAICHPLRYPVLMRWQVCGLLAAACAGAGFLFSLVGSLLVFELPFCGPNKINHYFCDISPVIRLACTDTSINELLIFIGGVLALMAPLTFICISYGFIVRTILRIPSAEGKRKAFSNCTSHLTVVIVHYGCASFVYLRPSAKYSSSKDRLVTVTYTVVTPLLNPMVYSFRNKDVQVAIRKVLSRVRFYPKAL encoded by the exons atGGTAGGGGAATTCATGAGCACCGGATCAAGCTGTTTACAAATCATTGACTGTGTGACAGATTATGATGCGCTG GTTAATCTCTGGAACCATGTCAACCAAGCTAATTTCTCCTCTGTCACAGAGTTCCTGTTGTTGGGATTCTCCAGTCTTGGAAAAATCCAACTTATCCTCTTCGCTCTTTTCCTGTGCCTTTACATGCTTATTCTAAGTGGAAACATCACTATTGTTACTGTCATCCGACAAGATCGCAGTCTCCACATACCTATGTACTTCTTCCTGGGGGTCCTCTCCATCTCCGAGACATGCTACACCTTAGTCATTCTGCCCAAGATGCTCATAAATCTGCTGTCTCTGCTTAGGACGATCTCATTTACCAACTGTGCCATTCAGATGTTCTTCTTCCTTGGTTTTGCCGTCACTAATTGCATGCTCCTGGGGGTGATGGGTTATGATCGCTATGTTGCCATCTGCCATCCGCTTCGATACCCCGTCCTTATGCGCTGGCAGGTGTGTGGACTACTGGCAGCAGCTTGTGCTGGGGCTGGTTTTCTGTTCTCACTGGTGGGCTCCCTCCTAGTCTTTGAACTCCCTTTCTGTGGCCCAAACAAAATCAACCACTACTTCTGCGACATCTCACCAGTTATCCGGCTTGCCTGCACTGACACCTCCATCAATGAGCTATTAATCTTCATTGGGGGAGTTCTAGCTCTTATGGCCCCCCTGACTTTCATCTGCATCTCCTACGGCTTCATTGTTCGCACCATCCTGAGGATCCCATCAGCTGAGGGCAAGCGGAAAGCCTTCTCCAACTGCACTTCCCATCTCACAGTGGTCATTGTCCACTACGGCTGTGCCTCCTTTGTGTATCTACGACCATCAGCTAAGTACTCATCTAGCAAAGACAGGCTAGTGACAGTGACCTACACAGTTGTGACTCCATTGTTAAACCCCATGGTATATAGCTTTAGGAATAAGGATGTGCAGGTGGCCATTCGGAAAGTGCTTAGCAGAGTAAGATTTTATCCTAAAGCTCTGTAA
- the LOC114104588 gene encoding olfactory receptor 10R2 encodes MTTPLRSDVVVAENFTVIAEFLLLGFSSLGDIQLALFVVFLFLYLVILSGNATIISVIRLDQSLHTPMYFFLGILSTSETFYTFVILPKMLINLLSVARTISFTCCAVQMFFFLGFAITNCLLLGVMGYDRYAAICHPLHYPILMSWQVCGKLAAACGIGGFLASLTVVNLVFSLPFCSANRVNHYFCDISPVIRLACTNTDVHEFVIFICGVLVLVVPFFLICVSYLCILRTIMRIPSAEGKRKAFSTCASHLTVVIVHYGCASFIYLRPTADYVSNKDRLVTVTYTIVTPLLNPMVYSLRNKDVQLAIRKALGQKGSLKP; translated from the coding sequence GTTGTGGCTGAAAACTTCACTGTGATCGCCGAGTTCCTACTGCTGGGTTTTTCAAGCCTTGGTGACATTCAGCTTGCTCTCTTTGtggtctttctctttttatatctaGTCATTCTTAGTGGCAACGCCACCATTATCAGTGTCATCCGCTTGGACCAAAGCCTCCacacgcccatgtacttcttcctcggCATCCTGTCCACATCTGAGACCTTCTACACCTTTGTCATTTTACCCAAAATGCTCATCAATCTCCTTTCTGTGGCCCGGACGATCTCCTTTACCTGCTGTGCGGTTCAAATGTTCTTCTTCCTCGGTTTTGCTATTACCAACTGCCTGCTGTTAGGCGTGATGGGTTATGATCGCTACGCTGCCATCTGTCACCCTTTGCATTACCCCATCCTTATGAGTTGGCAGGTCTGCGGGAAACTGGCAGCCGCTTGTGGGATTGGAGGCTTCTTGGCCTCACTGACGGTGGTCAACTTAGTCTTCAGCCTCCCTTTCTGCAGTGCCAACAGAGTCAACCATTACTTCTGTGACATCTCACCAGTCATTCGCCTGGCTTGCACCAATACCGACGTTCATGAGTTTGTCATATTCATCTGTGGGGTTCTTGTACTCGTGGTCCCCTTCTTCTTGATCTGTGTCTCTTATCTGTGCATTCTGAGGACTATCATGAGGATTCCCTCAGCTGAGGGCAAACggaaagccttctccacctgtgcctcCCATCTCACCGTCGTTATTGTTCATTACGGCTGTGCCTCCTTCATCTACCTGAGGCCCACAGCAGACTATGTGTCCAACAAGGACAGGCTGGTGACAGTGACGTACACCATTGTCACACCATTACTAAATCCCATGGTATACAGCCTCAGAAACAAGGATGTTCAACTTGCTATCAGAAAAGCACTGGGCCAGAAAGGGTCTCTAAAGccatag